The Oncorhynchus gorbuscha isolate QuinsamMale2020 ecotype Even-year unplaced genomic scaffold, OgorEven_v1.0 Un_scaffold_988, whole genome shotgun sequence region tagttccattatacagcttccatggtgatatgtggagatatagttccattattacagcttccatggtgatatgtggaTATATAttatacagcttccatggtgatatagttccattatacagcttccatggtgatatgtggagatatagttccattattacagcttccatggtgatacagttccattatacagcttccatggtgatatgtggagatatagttccattattacagcttccatggtgatatgtggagatacagttccattatacagcttccatggtgatgtgtggagatatagttccattatacagcttccatggtgatatgtggagATATAGTTCCATTATTACAGCTTCCATTGTGATATGTGGGGatatagttccattatacagCTTCCATGGTAATATGTGGATATATAGTTCTATTattacagcttccatggtgatatgtggagatatagttccattatacagcttccatggtgatatagttccattatacagcttccatggtgatatagttccattatacagcttccatggtgatatgtggatatatagttccattatacagcttccatggtgatatagttccattatacagcttccatggtgatatgtggagatatagttccattattacagcttccatggtgatatgtggagatatagttccattatacagcttccatggtgatatgtggagatatagttccattattacagcttccatggtgatatgtggagatatagttccattatacagcttccatggtgatatctggagatatagttccattatacagcttccatggtgatatgtggagatatagttccattacacagcttccatggtgatatgtggagatatagttccattattacagcttccatggtgatatgtggagatatagttccactatacagcttccatggtgatatgaggagatatagttccattatacagcttccatggtgatatgtggagatatagttccattacagcttccatggtgatatgtggagATATAGTTCCATTATTACAACTTCCATGGTGatatagttccattatacagcttacatggtgatatgtggatatatagttccattattacagcttccatggtgatatgtggatatatagttccattattacagcttccatggtgatatgtggatatatagttccattattacagcttccatggtgatatgtggatatatagttccattattacagcttccatggtgatatgtggatatatagttccattattacagcttccatggtgatacagtgccattatacagcttccatggtgatatgtggagatatagttccattattacagcttccatggtgatatgtggagatatagttccattatacagcttccatggtgatatgtggagatatagttccattatacagctttgatatgtaatataataataataataatatatgccatttagagacgcttttatccaaagttatatgtggagatatagttccattattatagcttccatggtgatatgtggggatatagttccattatacagcttccatggtgatatgtggagACATTGTCTCTCATTTAGTGTGTAGTGAGGTGTCTCTATGATAAATGTAGTGTCTACATTATAAATGTCTAAGTCTGTAGTGTCTACATTATAAATGTCTAAGTCTGTAGTGTCTACATTATAAATGtctaggtgtgtagtgtctatgATAAATGTCTAGGTGTGTGGTGTCTACATTATAAATGtctaggtgtgtagtgtctatgATAAATGtctaggtgtgtagtgtctatgATAAATGTCTAGGTGTGTGGTGTCTACATTATAAATGtctaggtgtgtagtgtctacatTATAAATGtctaggtgtgtagtgtctacatTATAAATGTCTAGGTGTGTGGTGTCTACATTATAAATGTCTAGGTGTGTGGTGTCTACATTATAAATAtctaggtgtgtagtgtctatgATAAATGtctaggtgtgtagtgtctatgATAAATGTCTAGGTGTGTGGTGTCTACATTATAAATGtctaggtgtgtagtgtctacatTATAAATGtctaggtgtgtagtgtctacatTATAAATGTCTAGGTGTGTGGTGTCTACATTATAAATGTCTAGGTGTGTGGTGTCTACATTATAAATATCTAGGTGTGTAGCTGGTCTTGTTCTGTCTCTAGACACTATGTGTTGTCTACATGGTGACTATCTACataatacttctctctctccggGTTCATACCAGTACAATACATTAGAATATGGAATATGACAAAGTTTTGCTTGGTGATTTATAAATGCAGGATAATTTATTGACCTCTGGTTGGACACGATCCAGATTTGGTCTCCACTGGGTTGAAGCTGTGACTTAGGCCGGAACTGGAACTGGGAGTTGGAACTGAGGTTAGGGCTGGGGATGAACTGAGGTTAGAGCTGGGGATGAactggggttagagctggggatgGACTGAGGTTAGGGCTGGGGATGGACTGAGGTTAGAGCTGGGGATGAactggggttagagctggggatgAACTGAGGTTAGGGCTGGGGATGAACTGAGGTTAGAGCTGGGGATGAACTGAGGTTAGGGCTGGGGATGAACTGAGGTTAGGGCTGAGGTTGGGCTGAGGTTAGGGCTGGGGATGGACTGAGGTTAGGGCTGGGGATGAACTGAGGTTAGAGCTGGGGATGAactggggttagagctggggatgGACTGAGGTTAGAGCTGGGGATGAactggggttagagctggggatgAACTGAGGTTAGGGCTGGGGATGAACTGAGGTTAGAGCTGGGGATGAACTGAGGTTAGGGCTGGGGATGAACTGAGGTTAGGGCTGAGGTTGGGCTGAGGTTAGGACTGGGGATGAACTGAGGTTAGTGCTGGGGATGAACTGAGGTTAGGGCTGGGGATGAACTGAGGTTAGAGCTGGGGATGGACTGAGGTTAGAGCTGGGGATGGACTGAGGTTAGAGCTGGGGATGGACTGAGGTTAGAGCTGGGGATGGACTGAGGTTAGGGCTGGGATGAACTGAGGTTAGAGCTGGGGATGGACTGAggttggggctggggatggactgaggttggggctggggatggactgaggttggggctggggatggactgaggttggggctggggatggattgaggttggggctggggatggactgaggttggggctggggatggactggggttagagctggggatggactgaggttggggctggggatggactgaggttggggctggggatggactgAGGCTGGGGATGGACGGAggttggggctggggatggactgaggttggggctggggatggactgaggttggggctggggatggattgaggttggggctggggatggattgaggttggggctggggatggactgaggttggggctggggatgaactggggttagagctggggatggactgaggttggggctggggatggactgaggttggggctggggatggactgAGGCTGGGGATGGACGGAggttggggctggggatggactgaggttggggctggggatggactgaggttggggctggggatggattgaggttggggctggggatggattgaggttggggctggggatggactgaggttggggctggggatgaactggggttagagctggggatggactgaggttggggctggggatggactgaggttggggctggggatggactgaggttggggctggggatggggttggggctggggatggactggggctggggatggattgaggttggggttggggctggggatggactgAGATTCAGATAAACAGGTTGGTCTGTATCCTATCAGTGAGTAGACTAGCTAATTCAGATAAACAGGGTGGTCTATATCCTATCAGTGAGTAGACTAGCTCATTCAGATAAACAGAGGGGATCTTTTTCTCCTTTTAATAACATTACAAGTCAGAATAGAAAGTGACAACACATGAACtatttaataatatatataatatattaataatatatgccatttagcagacgcttttatccaaagcgacatacagtcatgtgtgcatacattctacgtatgggtggtcccggggatcgaacccactaccctggcgttacaagcgccatgctctaccaactctcGTGTCTCTTTCTTGTTCAACATCTCACCTCCTGGAGTCTGAGACCTCATGGGAATCTGTGGGAGACAAGAGGAATTTATGACAATGTAGCATAGACACGCTATCTACACATAACTCTCTCTTTATCAGGATTTATAGAGTTTAGCTAGTTATGTTATCCACTGCTAGCTAATACTAAAACCACTAATAtcgctaatactaatactaatactaatactactactactaataacaatactaataccactaatactaatactaatactactaaaacCACTAATAtcgctaatactaatactaatactaatactactactactaataacaatactaataccactaatactaatactactactaatactaataccactaatactaatacttgactaatactaatactactactactaaaaccactaataccactaatactaatactactactaataacaatactaataccactaatactaatactactactaataacaatactaataccactaatactaatactactactaataacaatactaataccactaatactaatactactactaataacaatactaataccactaataccactaatactaatactactactaataacaatactaataccactaatactaatactactactaatactactaaaaccactaatactaatactactaataatactactaaaaccactaatactaatactactaatactactactaataacaatactaataccactaatactaatactactactaataacaatactaataccactaatactaatactactactaatactactaaaaccactaatactaatactactaataataacaatactaaaACCACTAATActgctaatactaatactactactaataacaatACTAACGAGTAATACTAATACGCTAATACTAAtagtactaatactactactaataactaATACtaaatactactaatactactaaacactaatactaatactaatactactactactaataacaatactaataTCGGGTTAATAtgaatactaatactaatactactaatactaataccactaatactaatactactactaataacaatactaatacctactaatactaatactaatactactactaataacaatactaataccactaatactaatactactactaataacaatactaataccactaatactaatactactaataccactaatactaatactactactaatactactaaaaccactaatactaatactactactaatacaatactaataccactaatactaatactactactaatactactaaaacCACTAATActgctaatactaatactactactaataacaatactaataccactaatactaatactactactaataacaatactaataccactaatactaatactaatactactaaaacCACTAatatagctaatactaatactaatactaatactactactactaataacaatactaataccactaatactaatactactactaataacaatactaataccactaatactactactactactaatactactaaaaccactaataccactaatactaatactactactaataacaatactaataccactaatactaatactactactaataacaatactaataccactaatactaatactactactaataacaatactaataccactaatactaatactactactaataacaatactaataccactaatactaatactactactaatactactaaaaccactaatactaatactactaataatactactaaaaCCACtaatactgctaatactactactactaataacaatactaataccactaatactaatactactactaataatactaaaaccactaatactaatactactactaatactactaaaccactaatactaatactactaataatactactaaaaCCACTAATActgctaatactaatactactactaataacaatactaataccactaatatcctactactaatactaatactactactaatactactactaaaaccactaatactaatactactactaatactactaaaaccactaatactaatactactactactactaatactaatactactactaatactactactaataaatagctaataataatactactaataatactactaaaaCCACTAATActgctaatactaatactactactaataacaatactaataccactaatactaatactactactaataacaatactaataccactaatactaatactactactaatactactaaaacCACTAATAtcgctaatactaatactactactaatactactaaaaccactaatactaatactactaatactactactaataacaatactaataccactaatactaatactactactaataacaatactaataccactaatactaatactactactaatactactactaatactactactaatactactactaataacaatactaataCCACTAATACTAATGCGAATAATACTGCTAACGTGAGTAATACTAATACTGCTagtactaataatactaatactactactaataataacacCAATaccaataatactaatactactactaataataacacCAATatcaataatactaatactactactaataataacacCAATACCAATAATACTAATACTGCTAGTACTAAtagtactaatactactactaataataacacCAATaccaataatactaatactactactactagtctctcgatgtgcaaaactgatagagacataccccaagcgacttacagctgtaatcacagcaaaaggtggcgctacaaagtattaacttaagggggctgaataattatgcagtttttgatttgttaaaaaagtttgaaatattcaataaatgttgttccacttcatgattgtgtcccacttgttgttgattcttcacaaaaaatacagttttatatctttatgtttgaagcctgaaatgtggcaaaaggtcgcaaagttcaagggggccgaatactttcgcaaggcactgtaccttagTATATAACAGCTCAGCACCAGTGTCCTGGTACCTTAGTATATAATAACAGCTGCTGCACAGCTCTCTGGAGCGCGGATAACTTAGtaggagactgtgtgtgtgtgtgtgtgtgtgtgtgtgtgtgtgtgtgtgtgtgtgtgtgtgtgtgtgtgtgtgtgtgtgtgtgtgtgtgtgtgtgtgtgtgtgtgtctgtgtgtgtgtgtctgtgtgtgtgtgtgtctgtgtgtgtgtgtgtctgtgtgtgtgtgtgtgtctgtctgtctgtgtctgtgtgtgtatttcagagAAATGTTGTGAGGTTTAGCTTCGTACTTggttgaaaatgtatatttgtatatataatgTACATATTTATGTCAATAAACCAGAATATTGAAGGTGTTAATGACACCAGTTTAGACGTGTTGTGGAAATAAATGTTGTTTTTGCCAGAATACAGAAGTGTTTGTACAGCTTTGATTTGTTCACTATGAGAAACCAGGTGCAGTATTATAATATGGGATAATATGTCAGAGAGGACATCTACTCTACGGGCCTCCTTATTGGCTCATCCTGCTCTACGGGCCTCCTTACTGGCTGATCCTGCTCTACGGGCCTCCTTACTGGCTGATCCTGCTCTATGGGCCTCCTGGCTCATCCTCTCTACGGGCCTCCTTACTGGCTGATCCTGCTCTACGGGCCTCCTTACTGGCTGATCCTACTCTACGGGCCTCCTTACTGGCTGATCCTACTCTACGGGCCTCCTTACTGGCTGATCCTACTCTACGGGCCTCCTTACTGGCTGATCCTACTCTACGGGCCTCCTTACTGGCTGATCCTACTCTATGGGCCTCCTTACTGTCTGATCCTACTCTACGGGCCTCCTTACTGGCTGATCCTACTCTACGGGCCTCCTTACTGGCTCATCCTGCTCCACGGGCCTCCTTACTGGCTGATCCTACTCTACGGGCCTCCTTACTGGCTGATCCTACTCTACGGGCCTCCTTACTGGCTGATCCTACTCTACGGGCCTCCTTACTGGCTGATCCTGCTCTACGGGCCTCCTTACTGGCTGATCCTACTCCACGGGCCTCCTTACTGGCTCATCCTGCTCTACGGGCCTCCTTACTGGCTGATCCTGATCTACGGGCCTCCTTACTGGCTGATCCTGCTCTACGGGCCTCCTTACTGGCTGATCCTGCTCTATGGGCCTCCTTATTGGCTGATCCTGATCTACGGGCCTCCTTACTGGCTGATCCTActgctttagtgtgtgtgtgtgtgtgtgtgtgtgtgactgttaaTTGTTTTAATAATCTGACAGATTATTACCCCATATTGTTTCACTGTTTGAATATAACAGAACTAATATTTTTAACCTCGTATTGATTAGACACACAGGGTTTATTATATATGTTTTTCTCATCCATAACATGTCCTTCCTCAGTGAAGATTAGAGTAGTAATCATTCTATCAAGGTGACAATTGTCACtatatcgtctctctctctctctctctctctctctctctctctctctctctctctctctctgttggtctctctctctgtgttcttctctctctctgttggtctctctctctctgtgttcttctctctctctgttggtctctctctctgtgttctctctctctctgttggtctctctctctctctctctctctctctgttagtctctctctctctctgttggtctctctctctgtgttcttctctctctctgttggtctctctctctctctctctctctctctctctgttagtctctctctctctgttggtctctctctctctgttggtctctctctctgtgttggtctctctctctgtgttcttctctctctctctgttcttctctctctctctctctctggtctctctctctttctgttggtctctctctctctctctctctgttggtctctctctctctgttggtctctctctctgttgttcttctctctctctctgtttctgtgttctctctctctgttggtctctctctctctgttgtctctctctcctgttctctctctctgttggtctctctctctctctgttggtctctctctctgttctctctctctctgttggttctctctctctctgttgctctctctctctgttgttctctctctctgttggtctctctctgtgttcttggtctctctctgttggtcttctctctctctctctctgttgttcttctctctctctgttggtctctctctctctgttggtctctctctctctgttggtctctctgtggtctctctctctctgttggtctctctctgttctctgtctggtctctctctctctgttctctctctctctctctctgttggtctctctctctgctgttctctctctctctctgttggtctctctctctctgttggtctctctctctgttctctctctctctctgttggtctctctctctctgttggtctctctctctctgttggtctctctctctctgttggtctctctctctctctgttctctctctctctgttggtctctctctctgtgttctctctctctctgttggtctctctctctctctgttggtctctctctgttggctctctctctctctgttggtctctctctctctgttggtctctctctctctctctctctgttggtctctctctctgttgtcttctctctctgttggtctctctctctctctctgttggtctctctctctctgttgaatctctcagtaatctctctctctgttggtctctctctctctgttctctctctctgttggtctctctctctctctgttctctctctctctctctgttggtctctctctctgtgttcttctctctctctgtggtctctctctctctctctctgttggtctctctctctgtgttctctctctctctgtctgtctctctctctctctgtttctctctctctctgttggtctctctctctctctctgttggtctctctctctgttggtctctctctctgttggtctctctctctgttgttctctctctctctctgttggtctctctctctgttggtctctctctgttctctctctctctctgtctctctctcttctctctctctctctctctctctctgttggtctctctctctgttgttctctctctctcttggtctctctctctctgttctctctctctgttggtctctctctgttggtctctctctctgttggtctctctctctgttggtctctctctctgttggtctctctctctctctctgttctctctctctctctctgttctctctctctctctctctctctgttggtctctctctctctgttctctctctctctctgttggtctctctctctgttggtctctctctctgtttctctctctctctctctctctctgttggtctctctctctctctgttggtctctctcttggtctctctctgttggtctctctctctgttgtctctctctctctgtttcttctctctctctctctctggtctctctctctctgttggtctctctctctgttggtctctctctctctgttctctctctctctctctctcttctctctctctctctgttgatttctctctctctctgttggtctctctctctggtctgttcttctctctctgttctctctctctctctctgttctctctctctctctctctctctctctgttctctctctctctctgttggtctctctctctctgtctctctctctctgttctctctctctctctgttggtctctctctctctctctctgttggtctctctctctctctgttctctctctctctctctttcttctctctctctctctctctctctctctctctctctctctctctctctctctctctctctctctctctctctctctctgttggtctctctctctgttctctctctctctctcttctggtctctctctctctcttggtctctctctctctgttggtctctctctctcttggtctctctctctctctctctctctctctctctctctctgttggtctctctctctctgtctctctgttagtctctcctctgttctctctctctctctctctctctctctctctctctctgttggtctctctctctcttctctctctctctctctctcttctctctctctctctctctctgttggtctctctctctctgttgttctctctctctctctctctgttctctctctctctctctctgttggtctctctctctctctctctctgttcccctctctctctgttcctctctctctctctgttccccctctctctctctctctctgttggtctctctctctctgtgttcttctctctctctgttggtctctctctctctgttgtctctctctctctgttggtctctctctctgttcttctctctctgtgttcttctctctctctgttggtctctctctgttggtctctctctgtgttcttctctctctctctctctctctctctctctctctctctctctctctgttggtctctctctgttggtctctctctctctgttggtctctctctctctgttggtctctctctctctgttggtctctctctctctctctgttggtctctctctctctctctgttggtctctctctctctgtgttcttcttggtctctctctctctgtgttggtctctctctctctgtgttcttctctctctctgttggtctctctctctctgttggtctctctctctgtgttcttctctctctctgttggtctctctctgtgttcttctctctctctgttggtctctctctctctgttggtctctctctctgttggtctctctctctctgttggtctctctctctctgttttctctctctctgctggtctctctctctctgttggtctctctctctctgttggtctctctctctctgttggtctctctctctctgt contains the following coding sequences:
- the LOC124020927 gene encoding repetitive proline-rich cell wall protein 1-like; its protein translation is MGLLAHPLYGPPYWLILLYGPPYWLILLYGPPYWLILLYGPPYWLILLYGPPYWLILLYGPPYWLILLYGPPYCLILLYGPPYWLILLYGPPYWLILLHGPPYWLILLYGPPYWLILLYGPPYWLILLYGPPYWLILLYGPPYWLILLHGPPYWLILLYGPPYWLILIYGPPYWLILLYGPPYWLILLYGPPYWLILIYGPPYWLILLL